From a single Anomaloglossus baeobatrachus isolate aAnoBae1 chromosome 4, aAnoBae1.hap1, whole genome shotgun sequence genomic region:
- the LOC142301787 gene encoding protein kinase C delta type-like, translating to MESLRKRKGESIDEVPKKRKIESSEGEKDGTNQSIIKASKRPRSPIQDSIVNKTQRGKAMGDKADDGSSVSPKADNELNMESLRKRKRERIDEVPKRRRTETSQGEKDGTNQSIMKASKRPGSPIQECIENKRKRGEVMGDKAEDGFSMSPIADTKQLARTTPAESPIIVTGLESFTFHKIIGEGGFGKVMLATHNSCKQKVAVKMVKKRLLIEDSRDDVLIERQVLEMTRKSPFITRAFTTFQSQDYVFYVMEYLSGGDLRDFLTCNAPLPISATRFIVAELICGLQFLHSRGIIHRDLKPDNILLDRTGHLKIADFGTAVMNIFGDTKTSDWVGTYIYRAPEIFLEKPYNTAVDWFSAGVVIYEMATGSHPFYEGEFDETTIKAIINDDPAFPKKMDPQLKAIIKGLLDKDPESRQKFVDNIRDHSFFKKIKWTDIEEARARPPFQLPPREVMTLYKMKHVTSFTKAIKPPIAEEDQKLFCGFTFANDGWKVIKPIPKPAKPHRRTFGSIVKDVFHGIWRRIKCWK from the exons atggagagtttgaggaaaagaaagggagagagcatagatgaggtgccaaaaaaaagaaaaatagaatcatcagagggtgaaaaagatggcaccaaccaaagcaTTATCAAGGCTTCAAAGAGACCTAGAAGTCCGATACAGGACAGTATCGTGAACAAGACTCAAAGGGGAAAAGCAatgggggacaaagctgatgatggatccagcgtcTCCCCCAAAGCTGACAAtgagctgaatatggagagtttgaggaagagaaagagagagagaatagacgaGGTGCCAAAAAGAAGGAGAACAGAAACATCACAgggtgaaaaagatggcaccaaccaaagcaTTATGAaggcttcaaaaagacctggaagcccgatacaggagtgTATCGAGAAcaagaggaaaaggggagaagTGATGGGGGACAAAGCTGAGGATGGATTTAGCATGTCCCCCATAGCTGACACTAAACAGCTGGCAA GGACAACCCCAGCTGAATCTCCCATCATTGTGACTGGActggagagcttcaccttccataaaatcATTGGAGAGGgcggatttggtaaa GTCATGTTGGCCACACATAATTCCTGCAAACAAAAAGTGGCAGTGAAGATGGTGAAGAAGAGGCTCCTAATTGAGGACTCAAGAGACGACGTACTTATAGAGCGACAGGTCctggagatgactaggaagagtccattCATTACTCGGGCTTTTaccaccttccagtcccag GACTACGTGTTCTACGTCATGGAATATCTCAGTGGAGGAGACCTTAGAGACTTCCTGACATGCAATGCCCCACTTCCCATTTCAGCAACCAG ATTTATTGTagctgagctgatctgtgggctgcagtttctccactccagaggcatcatacacag AGACCTAAAACCAGACAACATTTTACTGGACAGAACCGGTCACTTGAAGATTGCTGATTTCGGTACTGCAGTGATGAACATCTTTGGCGATACAAAGACTTCAGATTGGGTTGGAACCTATATATACAGGGCTCCTGAG ATTTTTCTAGAGAAGCCCTACAACACagcagtggactggttctctgctggtgtgGTGATATACGAGATGGCTACTGGCAGCCATCCATTCTATGAAGGTGAATTTGATGAGACCACAATTAAAGCAATAATCAATGATGATCCCGCCTTCCCAAAGAAAATGGATCCCCAACTCAAAGCCATTATTAAGGGG CTCTTGGATAAGGACCCAGAGAGTCGGCAGAAATTTGTGGACAACATAAGAGATCATTCATTCTTTAAGAAGATCAAATGGACAGATATAGAGGAAGCCAGAGCGCGTCCACCATTCCAGCTACCCCCT CGAGAAGTGATGACATTATATAAAATGAAACATGTCACGTCCTTCACCAAAGCCATTAAACCACCAATAGCTGAAGAAGATCAAAAACTCTTCTGTGGATTTACGTTTGCCAATGATGGATGGAAGGTCATAAAACCGATACCAAAACCGGCAAAACCCCATCGCAG GACATTTGGCAGTATTGTGAAGGACGTCTTCCATGGGATCTGGAGAAGGATAAAATGCTGGAAGTGA